The proteins below are encoded in one region of Helianthus annuus cultivar XRQ/B chromosome 2, HanXRQr2.0-SUNRISE, whole genome shotgun sequence:
- the LOC110923114 gene encoding transcription factor MYB39, giving the protein MGRPPCCSESNDLKKGPWTPEEDEVLKGYIQKHGHDSWRALPKRAGLNRCGKSCRLRWINYLNPDIKRGKFSEQEENLIINLHSSLGNKWSRIASQLPGRTDNEIKNYWNTHIRKKFLKAGIDPKTHKPIPNLGIFVNAISQLTASSSNLPFRVPTIMSPWTTIYDQLLHNILQIVNMNPLPNVTKSTILDSQCDFKKPDDQLLLDETINQYVMNPAEDWMKYVSNIVLEPQSECNSIDASLMGSYGDRIELSETFADCGNAIDNLFIDNQLPGLLSMAPGESVDKNIINIMNSPQSKEVHVGLDDYYDSISNV; this is encoded by the exons ATGGGCCGGCCTCCTTGTTGCAGCGAGAGTAACGATTTGAAGAAAGGTCCATGGACTCCCGAAGAAGACGAGGTTCTCAAAGGTTACATCCAGAAACATGGCCATGATAGTTGGCGCGCTTTACCCAAACGTGCTGGTTTGAATAGGTGCGGAAAGAGTTGTAGATTGAGATGGATTAACTATCTTAATCCGGATATTAAAAGAGGAAAGTTTTCTGAGCAAGAAGAGAATCTCATCATTAACCTCCATTCCAGTCTTGGAAATAA GTGGTCCAGAATTGCTTCACAACTTCCAGGAAGGACAGATAACGAAATCAAGAATTACTGGAACACCCATATCCGAAAGAAGTTTCTTAAAGCTGGAATTGACCCGAAAACACATAAACCAATTCCTAATCTCGGTATCTTTGTCAATGCTATTTCCCAGTTAACCGCTTCGTCATCTAACTTGCCCTTTAGGGTACCAACCATTATGAGCCCATGGACCACCATTTATGATCAGTTGTTGCATAACATATTGCAAATTGTAAACATGAACCCCTTACCAAATGTCACCAAATCAACTATCTTGGATTCACAGTGTGATTTCAAGAAACCTGATGATCAGCTACTGCTTGACGAAACGATTAACCAATATGTGATGAATCCGGCGGAAGATTGGATGAAGTATGTAAGCAATATTGTTTTGGAACCACAAAGTGAATGTAATTCCATTGATGCAAGCTTGATGGGGAGCTATGGAGATAGGATTGAGCTTTCTGAAACATTTGCTGATTGTGGAAACGCGATCGATAACTTGTTTATCGATAATCAGCTTCCAGGTTTACTCTCAATGGCTCCAGGAGAATCTGTGGACAAGAATATCATAAACATCATGAATTCACCACAATCTAAAGAAGTTCATGTTGGTTTGGACGATTATTATGATTCTATTTCAAATGTTTAG